The proteins below come from a single Acidimicrobiales bacterium genomic window:
- a CDS encoding DNA repair protein RecN — protein sequence MLVELRVRNLGVIADLELVLGPGMTAVTGETGAGKTLVVDAIELLVGGRADASMVRAGEGEAVVEGRFVRGDEEVVVRRVVSAQGRSRAYVNGAMATVGELAALGAEFVDLHGQHAHQSLLSAAAQRDALDAFAGIDLSALRAARAERAQLRARLDELGGDPHARAREIDLLAFQVDEIAQAALDDPNEEAALEAAEDRLANTVALREAAATAYAELRDDGAAGDRVRAALSALGHHATFAGVRSRLEGLVAELDDAAAELRTTAEDVEDDPAALAEVRARRQLLVELRRKYGDTVEEVMVFGQRAESRLAELRGRDAETATLAVQLDDAAKAERRAALAVAKARRAAAAPAGAAIESHLHALALPRAELSISVEGDAPADDVAFVFAANPGEQALPLRKVASGGELARVMLALRLVLTSGPPTMVFDEVDAGIGGEAAIAVGQALASLGEQRQVLVVTHLPQVAAFADAQVQVVKQDAGDRVVAAASRLDDADRVVELSRMLAGDSESAAARKHAKELLESARKRRAG from the coding sequence ATGCTCGTCGAGCTGCGCGTCCGCAACCTCGGCGTGATCGCCGACCTCGAGTTGGTGCTCGGGCCGGGCATGACGGCGGTGACCGGCGAGACGGGCGCGGGCAAGACCCTGGTCGTCGATGCCATCGAGCTCCTCGTCGGCGGGCGCGCGGACGCCTCGATGGTGCGCGCCGGCGAAGGCGAGGCGGTGGTCGAAGGCCGGTTCGTGCGCGGCGACGAAGAAGTCGTCGTGCGGCGCGTCGTCTCCGCGCAGGGCCGCTCCCGGGCCTACGTCAACGGGGCCATGGCGACGGTGGGCGAACTGGCGGCACTCGGCGCCGAGTTCGTCGACCTGCATGGTCAGCACGCCCACCAGTCGCTGCTCAGTGCCGCGGCGCAGCGCGACGCGTTGGACGCGTTCGCCGGCATCGACTTGTCGGCGCTACGCGCGGCGCGGGCCGAGCGAGCGCAGCTGCGGGCGCGGCTCGACGAGCTCGGGGGCGATCCGCACGCGCGAGCGCGCGAGATCGACTTGCTGGCGTTCCAGGTCGACGAGATCGCCCAAGCGGCCCTCGACGACCCGAACGAGGAGGCGGCGCTGGAAGCGGCCGAGGATCGTCTGGCCAACACGGTGGCGTTGCGTGAGGCGGCGGCTACCGCCTACGCCGAATTGCGCGACGACGGCGCTGCGGGCGACCGAGTGCGCGCCGCACTGAGCGCGCTGGGCCATCACGCCACCTTCGCCGGCGTGCGGTCGCGTCTCGAAGGATTGGTGGCGGAACTGGACGACGCCGCCGCCGAGCTGCGCACCACGGCCGAGGATGTCGAAGACGATCCGGCTGCACTCGCCGAGGTGCGCGCCCGGCGCCAGCTGCTCGTCGAGTTGCGCCGCAAGTACGGCGACACCGTCGAGGAGGTGATGGTCTTCGGCCAGCGCGCCGAGAGCCGCTTGGCGGAGTTGCGCGGGCGCGACGCCGAAACGGCCACGCTGGCCGTGCAACTCGACGACGCGGCGAAGGCCGAGCGGCGGGCGGCCTTGGCCGTGGCGAAGGCGCGGCGCGCCGCAGCGGCGCCGGCGGGGGCAGCCATCGAGTCGCATCTGCACGCGCTCGCCCTGCCCCGCGCCGAACTGTCGATCTCGGTGGAAGGGGATGCGCCGGCGGACGACGTCGCCTTCGTGTTCGCTGCCAATCCGGGCGAGCAGGCGCTGCCGCTGCGCAAGGTGGCCTCGGGCGGTGAGTTGGCGCGCGTGATGCTGGCGCTACGGCTCGTGCTCACGTCGGGCCCGCCGACGATGGTGTTCGACGAGGTCGACGCGGGCATCGGCGGCGAGGCGGCAATCGCCGTGGGACAGGCGTTGGCGTCGCTGGGTGAGCAGCGCCAGGTATTGGTGGTGACGCACTTGCCGCAGGTCGCGGCGTTCGCCGACGCGCAGGTGCAGGTGGTCAAACAGGACGCCGGTGATCGAGTCGTCGCCGCCGCCAGCCGGTTGGACGACGCCGATCGCGTGGTGGAGCTGTCGCGCATGCTCGCGGGCGACTCGGAGAGCGCGGCGGCGCGCAAGCACGCCAAGGAGCTCCTGGAGTCGGCGCGCAAGCGGAGGGCGGGATGA